A window from Peromyscus eremicus chromosome 1, PerEre_H2_v1, whole genome shotgun sequence encodes these proteins:
- the LOC131900673 gene encoding olfactory receptor 2AG2-like, with amino-acid sequence MELWNSTLGSGFILLGILDGSDSPELLCATVTALYTLALTSNGLLLLVITVDARLHVPMYLLLRQLSLIDLLFTSVVTPKAVMDFLLRDNTISFGGCALQMALALMLGSAEDLLLAFMAYDRYVAICHPLNYMIFMSPRICSLIVATSWLLASLTAVGHTVYTMHFPFCMSQEIRHLLCEILPLLKLSCVDTSQYELMVYVTGVTFLLLPLSAIVTSYTLILFTVLHMPSNEGKKKALVTCLSHLTVVGMFYGAATFMYVLPSSLHNTNQDNIISVFYTIVTPALNPLIYSLRNKEVIGALRRVLGRYILPAHPTL; translated from the coding sequence ATGGAGCTCTGGAACTCCACCTTGGGAAGTGGCTTCATTTTGCTTGGAATTCTGGATGGCAGTGACTCTCCTGAACTACTCTGTGCCACAGTCACAGCCCTGTATACGTTGGCACTGACCAGCAATGGACTGCTGCTCCTGGTCATCACAGTGGATGCCCGGCTCCATGTGCCCATGTATCTTCTACTTAGACAGCTCTCTCTCATTGACCTCCTCTTCACATCCGTTGTCACTCCCAAGGCTGTCATGGATTTTCTTTTGAGAGACAACACCATATCCTTTGGAGGCTGTGCCCTTCAGATGGCTCTAGCATTGATGCTGGGCAGTGCAGAGGACCTCCTTTTGGCCTTCATGGCCTATGATAGATATGTGGCAATTTGTCATCCTTTGAACTACATGATCTTCATGAGTCCTAGGATCTGCTCACTCATAGTGGCCACATCGTGGCTCCTGGCATCTCTGACTGCAGTAGGTCATACTGTGTACACTATGCACTTCCCTTTCTGCATGTCTCAGGAAATTAGACACCTTCTCTGTGAGATTCTGCCTTTGCTGAAACTGTCCTGTGTAGATACCTCCCAATATGAGCTCATGGTTTATGTGACAGGGGTGACATTCCTCTTGCTCCCCCTTTCTGCCATTGTTACCTCCTACACACTAATTCTGTTCACTGTGCTACACATGCCCTcaaatgaagggaaaaaaaaagcccttgTCACATGCCTTTCCCACTTGACAGTGGTCGGAATGTTTTATGGAGCTGCCACCTTCATGTATGTCCTACCCAGTTCACTGCACAACACCAATCAAGACAATATTATCTCTGTGTTTTATACAATAGTCACCCCAGCTCTGAACCCCCtcatctacagcctgaggaatAAGGAGGTTATTGGAGCTTTGAGAAGGGTCCTGGGCAGATACATCCTGCCAGCACACCCCACTCTCTAA
- the LOC131900662 gene encoding olfactory receptor 2D3-like, translating into MGEDNRTSVTEFIFLGLSQDPQTQALLFFLFLLIYLLTVLGNLLIIMLIHTDPRLHTPMYFFLRNLSFADLCFSTTTVPQVLIHFLVKRKTISFAGCSTQIVVLLLVGCTECALLAVMSYDRYVAVCKPLHYSTIMTHWVCVQLAAGSWASGAFVSLVDTTFTLRLPYRGNNVINHFFCEPPALLKLASADTYSTEMAIFAMGVIILLAPVSLILISYWNIISTVIQMQSGEGRLKVFSTCGSHLIVVVLFYGSAIFAYMRPNSKTMNEKDKMISVFYSAVTPMLNPIIYSLRNKDVKGALRRITAK; encoded by the coding sequence ATGGGTGAGGACAACAGAACGTCTGTGACAGAATTCATCTTCCTGGGCCTCTCACAGGACCCACAGACCCAAGCcttgctcttcttcctctttctcctcatctACCTGCTCACTGTGCTGGGAAATCTGCTCATCATCATGCTCATCCACACAGACCCCAGACTCCACACTCCCATGTACTTTTTCCTTAGAAATCTGTCCTTTGCTGATCTCTGCTTTTCTACCACCACAGTTCCCCAAGTGCTCATCCACTTCCTGGTGAAGAGAAAGACCATTTCTTTTGCTGGATGCTCAACTCAGATAGTCGTGTTACTTCTGGTTGGGTGTACAGAGTGTGCACTCCTGGCAGTGATGTCCTATGACCGATATGTGGCTGTCTGCAAGCCTCTGCACTACTCCACCATCATGACACACTGGGTATGTGTCCAGCTGGCTGCAGGGTCCTGGGCCAGTGGTGCATTTGTGTCCCTGGTAGATACCACATTCACACTGCGTCTCCCTTACCGAGGAAACAATGTCATTAACCACTTTTTCTGTGAACCTCCTGCCCTCCTGAAGCTGGCTTCAGCAGACACTTACAGCACAGAAATGGCCATCTTTGCAATGGGTGTGATCATCCTCCTAGCACCTGTCTCCCTCATCCTCATCTCCTACTGGAACATCATCTCCACTGTGATCCAGATGCAGTCTGGGGAGGGGAGGCTCAAGGTCTTCTCCACCTGTGGTTCCCACCTCATTGTTGTTGTCCTCTTCTATGGCTCAGCAATATTTGCATACATGAGACCAAATTCCAAGACAATGAATGAAAAGGATAAAATGATTTCAGTGTTCTATTCAGCAGTTACCCCCATGCTGAACCCCATCATTTACAGCCTGAGAAACAAGGATGTCAAAGGGGCTCTCAGGAGAATAACTGCAAAATAG